Proteins encoded within one genomic window of Gadus macrocephalus chromosome 18, ASM3116895v1:
- the LOC132446751 gene encoding LOW QUALITY PROTEIN: ankyrin repeat and SOCS box protein 3-like (The sequence of the model RefSeq protein was modified relative to this genomic sequence to represent the inferred CDS: inserted 3 bases in 2 codons), which translates to MQWRPTAACSADTEDAKKPLSDVSSDNGSQSNPLKHVFNRNKITKTSNNRVIEFGVCLARHCALRPISRLLPLLAVDGGHKEVAQLLVSRGAEVNGTHTACRWTCLHHAVYKGYREIVGVLIGVARLEAVDDHSITPLFVAAQYGRRRCLEALVGAGLGTPDWEPTERESTDCSPGSCRGNVNAQAADLATPLMLAXQEGHEGCVEVLVQHGADPNLACSSDWPQLPIHAAAEFGHRRILERLIAITDRACDRGEGRVSPLYMAVRKPSPSVGLLLREGYSPDAQDCTPILGLRSPLAFALSLTPDRRCSESVRLLVAAGARLDEDPWMHALALGNTELLRLILSHRGLPXVPGAPEGRTGVPGAVLSLQELRGLVCVALSAVRSAPCWLPLLLRAGLDPSLLLQPNMLQEADGDVLNYLLAFVNWSTLSPPLRRVLDLRLEERSWTPHARYGTGTHSGLKHSSSCSCSIVDRQ; encoded by the exons ATGCA GTGGAGGCCGACGGCGGCCTGTAGCGCAGACACAGAAGACGCCAAGAAGCCGCTCAGTGATGTAAGCAGCGACAATGGCAGCCAGAGCAACCCT CTAAAACATGTCTTCAATAGGAACAAGATTACAAAAACCTCCAATAACCGGGTCATTGAGTTCGGTGTCTGTTTGGCGCGCCACTGTGCTCTGCGACCAATCAGCCGGCTCCTTCCTCTCCTAGCCGTGGACGGGGGTCACAAGGAGGTCGCCCAGCTGTTGGTCAGCAGGGGGGCCGAGGTCAACGGCACGCACACGGCCTGTCGATGGACCTGCCTCCACCACGCCGTCTACAAG gGCTACAGGGAGATTGTGGGTGTTCTCATCGGCGTGGCTCGCCTGGAGGCGGTGGACGACCACAGCATCACGCCCCTCTTCGTGGCAGCGCAGTACGGCCGCCGCAGATGCCTGGAGGCGCTCGTCGGAGCAG GGCTTGGGACACCGGACTGGGAGCCGACTGAACGCGAGTCCACTGACTGTTCTCCGGGTTCCTGTAGGGGCAACGTCAACGCGCAGGCGGCAGACCTGGCCACGCCGCTGATGCTGG TCCAGGAGGGCCACGAGGGCTGCGTGGAGGTCCTGGTGCAGCACGGGGCGGACCCCAACCTGGCCTGCAGCAGCGACTGGCCCCAGCTGCCCATCCACGCCGCCGCCGAGTTCGGCCACCGCCG GATCCTGGAGAGGCTGATCGCCATCACGGACCGCGCCTGCGACCGCGGGGAGGGCCGGGTCAGCCCGCTCTACATGGCCGTGAGGAAGCCCAGTCCGAGCGTCGggctgctgctgagggaggggTACAGCCCAGACGCCCAGGACTGCACCCCCATCCTGGGCCTCCGCTCCCCACTGGCCTTCGCCTTATCGCTCACCCCCGACAGGCGCTGCAG TGAGTCGGTGAGGCTGCTGGTGGCCGCCGGCGCCCGTCTGGACGAGGACCCCTGGATGCACGCCCTGGCCCTGGGGAACACGGAGCTGCTGAGGCTCATACTGAGCCATAGGGGGCTGCC GGTCCCGGGGGCCCCAGAGGGGAGGACCGGGGTCCCCGGTGCGGTGTTAAGCCTACAGGAGCTCAgagggctggtgtgtgtggccCTCAGCGCGGTGCgaagcgccccctgctggctgcCCCTGCTACTGCGGGCCGGACTGGACCCTTCTCTCCTGCTGCAGCCCAACAT GCTCCAGGAAGCAGACGGTGATGTGTTGAACTACCTTCTGGCGTTTGTGAACTGGTCCACTCTGAGTCCGCCCCTGAGGCGCGTTCTGGACCTCAGGCTGGAGGAGCGGTCCTGGACGCCTCACGCGCGTTACGGTACGGGGACGCACAGCGGGTTGAagcactcctcctcctgctcctgctccattGTGGATCGTCAAtaa